The following are from one region of the Corylus avellana chromosome ca1, CavTom2PMs-1.0 genome:
- the LOC132168162 gene encoding uncharacterized protein LOC132168162 isoform X3 yields the protein MAERRERMVDELYNATESIEKPEITPVLRGSYLMQGPVDEADHDIEKNMVSPRPETEFGKCSMSKKVHMKGESGTCNVCSAPCSSCMHPNRALMGSRTEEFSDESCRVNVASQYSVNESGTLSSLKSRASDNLQHTTSETSNLHSVNSSHDSFSENADSKATLRSTIISDASEVVEMLPKLASGGTIAEDQLSSKPRRGLDQRTFSNKYEEIKEEGHDDNISCVRPNDAAVVFSNCNRNINSSTVSGGSLALEGSWKGTQFNKLDSSEIPSSKDADASSRSLNVQSPYTDSRNAKSLSYNTNFTDLEENPSSHVQDKVLECSMDHMNSSLTKEVASEIVSVRKSVSHKASHTGGSSEVSMKNYTKSEAETNKDSGDRIDEELKSSDRDEHNNKSNELVESPDMQEPPLQSGSGDESDESDIVEEDVKVCDICGDAGREEKLAICSRCSDGAEHTYCMREMLQKVPDGDWLCEECKFAEESENQKQAEESENQKQAEESENQKQEVEGKRTNKVGSSTHVSAKRHAENVEVASAKRQELEIGTESPKPLSPSRIFTGSPRPSSPSKLVALSRDSSFKSLDKAKVKSAQHNDILETARFPTTGQRLQTPKGTLLKSNSFSTLNSKPKVKLVDEVVLQKQKGGREYTSIDTKEGPARIISKSMSFKYANTGRTNAPESKVRMLSSKFTHLQDPKGLKQAKERGTFERKILSKLDRPLVSSATGSTTVSTPKVDQKLTSRGETSLPSFVSNNRESKVVQSDGKSSLSKVTSSLGRKGVEVPVTSVGASSTSGMFSSAEQKLNKISPKDEPVSTYSLNAERPSNNVDGTVQDGLPMTNHHEKTRESSSIRPRPSATSASKAVFCQKCKDIGHATEFCTNGTPHAPGIDVSAARSSREEMHEGNKLKAAISAAILKRPEFHRKKRVLDQPDESSMSSTGLNYEITAPDQLLASNKSKNVMSTEGSCERQAILGSSTLDSHKHATSTVNNSKQFTLHPTDVFSSKVGDSDSTVVSVGKPTIREFPSQASTTTVLLKTSAIPEYDFIWQGGFEVHKGGKLPDLCDGIQAHLSTCASPKVLEVVNKFPHKVPLHEVPRLSTWPSQFYESGAKEENIALYFFAKDLESYERDYKSLLDSMMKKDLALKGNLDGVELLIFPSNQLPEKSQRWNMLFFLWGVFRGKRVNCTDSSKKLHIPSLNVVPLDKDIPPAVMTLSENLCSPRRIDEELPACDRSCTMVLTSNAPNQMHVTVSGGCDNNKNSLEQMSSGYQVDLDQQDSRLDSKSISKIGTSTAQLSQEMRRSTAQLSQEMRRSTAQLSQEMRRSSSSLVEPSLPDRLGAELKASLEVTAKSGSNDGDKPQIDWERENKKFLKILPVGNKDVGILGSVGEDKAQDRMNGVRDQVKLERELKEEAVYMDGGAALLDRDLTNHRKRPYLDLSETAPQTSSGTSQKRPWHEISSLSVDEESAGKRLKSGFSVMSGRSNSRGRNSGDDNFASRVIDPGPISCIEEKKCEEACDEKVIREDLGSTERYFFPVDSQRGKDFVFGDNSVPWKKHSSDCEDKLHDEVPNLELALGAEMKSPNKGMLPFFVGTVGKKNDQDKPPDKVKEEEDDDGVSASLSLSLSFPFPDKEQTGKPVSKAEQLLPERHNLSNSLLLFGGFRNK from the exons ATGGCGGAGCGGAGAGAACGGATGGTGGATGAGTTGTACAATGCGACCGAGTCGATTGAGAAGCCGGAG ATAACACCAGTCTTGAGAGGGAGTTATCTGATGCAAGGGCCTGTAGATGAGGCGGATCATGACATTGAGAAGAATATG GTATCTCCTCGACCTGAAACAGAATTTGGTAAGTGTTCCATGAGTAAGAAAGTTCATATGAAAGGTGAGTCTGGGACTTGTAACGTGTGCTCTGCTCCTTGTTCATCTTGTATGCATCCGAACCGAGCTCTCATGGGGTCAAGGACTGAGGAGTTTTCTGATGAAAGCTGTCGTGTAAATGTGGCCAGTCAGTATTCTGTAAATGAGAGTGGTACTTTATCTTCTCTTAAGAGTAGAGCATCTGATAACTTACAGCATACCACCAGTGAAACAAGTAACCTCCACAGTGTTAATTCCAGTCATGATTCTTTCTCTGAAAATGCTGATAGTAAAGCAACCTTAAGGTCGACTATCATATCTGATGCTTCAGAAGTTGTTGAGATGCTTCCAAAGTTGGCTTCTGGAGGAACTATCGCTGAGGATCAACTTTCTTCCAAACCACGGCGTGGTTTGGACCAGAGAACCTTCTCAAATAAGTATGAGGAAATTAAGGAAGAAGGCCACGATGATAACATTTCATGTGTCAGACCCAATGATGCTGCTGTAGTGTTCAGTAATTGTAACAGGAACATAAATAGTAGCACAGTTTCAGGTGGTAGTTTAGCTCTAGAGGGATCATGGAAGGGGACCCAATTCAACAAGTTAGACTCATCAGAGATTCCTTCTTCTAAAGATGCAGATGCTAGCAGTAGATCACTGAATGTGCAAAGTCCATACACCGATTCTCGTAATGCTAAATCTCTTTCTTACAATACAAACTTTACAGATTTAGAAGAGAATCCATCTTCTCATGTCCAGGATAAAGTTCTGGAATGCTCAATGGACCATATGAATTCATCATTAACTAAAGAGGTAGCATCTGAAATTGTTTCTGTCCGCAAATCAGTTTCACATAAAGCTAGCCACACTGGCGGCAGTTCTGAGGTTTCAATGAAAAACTATACAAAGTCAGAAGCAGAGACTAACAAGGATAGTGGGGACCGAATAGATGAAGAGTTGAAATCTTCAGATCGAGATGAGCACAACAATAAGTCTAATGAGTTGGTTGAGTCACCTGACATGCAGGAGCCTCCGTTGCAATCTGGTTCTGGAGATGAGAGTGATGAATCGGACATTGTGGAGGAAGAT gtaAAAGTATGTGATATTTGTGGGGATGCAGGTCGTGAGGAAAAGCTTGCTATATGTAGTAGGTGCAGTGATGGTGCAGAGCACAC CTATTGCATGCGAGAAATGCTCCAGAAAGTTCCTGATGGTGACTGGCTGTGTGAAGAATGCAAGTTCGCTGAGGAATCTGAAAACCAGAAGCAAGCTGAGGAATCTGAAAACCAGAAGCAAGCTGAGGAATCTGAAAACCAGAAGCAAG AAGTTGAgggaaaaagaacaaacaaagtTGGTTCAAGTACACATGTTTCTGCCAAGAGGCATGCAGAAAATGTAGAAGTGGCTTCAGCAAAAAGGCAGGAGCTTGAAATAGGTACAGAATCACCAAAGCCGTTGAGTCCCAGTAGAATATTTACTGGATCACCAAGGCCATCAAGTCCCAGCAAATTAGTTGCACTGTCTCGGGATTCTTCATTCAAGAGCTTAGACAAGGCAAAAGTTAAGTCAGCTCAGCATAATGATATTTTGGAAACTGCACGCTTTCCTACCACAGGACAACGGCTTCAAACACCCAAGG GTACTTTGTTAAAATCTAATTCATTCAGCACCTTAAATTCCAAACCAAAAGTTAAACTTGTAGATGAAGTTGTTCTTCAAAAGCAGAAGGGCGGTAGAGAATATACTTCCATTGATACGAAGGAGGGGCCTGCTAGAATCATAAGCAAATCTATGTCGTTTAAATATGCAAACACAGGACGTACCAATGCTCCTGAATCAAAAGTTAGAATGCTTTCATCTAAGTTCACCCATCTTCAAGATCCAAAAGGACTGAAACAAGCAAAAGAGCGTGGtacatttgaaagaaaaattttatcTAAACTGGATCGTCCTCTGGTCAGTTCAGCAACAGGTAGTACCACCGTTTCGACACCTAAGGTTGACCAAAAGCTCACATCTCGTGGTGAAACCAGTTTGCCTTCATTTGTAAGCAACAACCGAGAGTCGAAGGTTGTCCAGTCTGATGGAAAATCAAGTTTATCGAAAGTAACCAGCAGTCTAGGTCGTAAAGGTGTAGAAGTTCCAGTTACTTCAG TTGGAGCTTCATCTACTAGCGGAATGTTCAGTTCTGCTGAACAAAAGTTGAACAAGATTAGCCCTAAGGATGAACCCGTGTCAACTTATTCTTTGAATGCTGAGAGACCATCCAATAATGTTGATGGAACTGTGCAAGATGGGTTGCCTATGACAAATCATCATGAGAAAACTAGGGAGAGTTCCAGTATTCGCCCAAGGCCTTCTGCTACAAGTGCTTCAAAAGCTGTTTTCTGTCAAAAATGTAAAGACATTGGGCATGCTACAGAGTTCTGCACAAATGGTACTCCACATGCTCCTGGTATTGATGTATCTGCTGCAAGAAGTTCTAGAGAGGAAATGCATGAAGGCAATAAGTTGAAAGCTGCAATTAGTGCGGCTATACTTAAAAGACCTGAATTTCACAGGAAGAAAAGAGTGCTTGATCAACCTGATGAGTCGTCCATGTCAAGCACAGGCTTAAATTATGAAATAACTGCTCCTgatcaattgttggcttcaaaTAAGTCTAAGAATGTCATGTCCACTGAAGGAAGCTGTGAAAGGCAAGCCATTCTTGGGAGTTCTACCTTGGACTCTCACAAACATGCTACTTCTACAGTCAATAATTCGAAGCAGTTTACTTTGCACCCCACTGATGTTTTTTCTTCCAAAGTGGGGGACTCAGATTCCACCGTGGTTTCTGTTGGAAAGCCTACAATAAGAGAATTTCCTAGTCAAGCTTCAACAACAACTGTTCTTCTGAAGACATCAGCCATTCCCGAATATGATTTTATCTGGCA GGGGGGTTTTGAGGTGCATAAAGGTGGAAAACTTCCGGACTTATGTGATGGAATTCAAGCGCATCTATCAACTTGTGCATCACCTAAAGTTCTGGAAGTGGTGAACAAGTTTCCCCACAAAGTTCCCCTGCATGAAGTACCTCGCTTGAGCACATGGCCATCCCAGTTTTATGAAAGTGGTGCTAAAGAAGAAAACATTGCTCTATACTTTTTTGCCAAAGATCTTGAGAG TTATGAGAGAGACTACAAGAGCCTGTTGGACAGTATGATGAAGAAGGATTTAGCCCTCAAAGGAAACCTTGATGGTGTTGAACTTTTGATATTCCCATCCAACCAACTTCCTGAGAAGTCACAGC GTTGGAATATGTTGTTTTTCCTATGGGGTGTTTTCAGGGGAAAGAGGGTGAATTGTACTGATTCTTCAAAGAAGTTACATATTCCTAGTTTGAATGTGGTCCCGCTGGACAAAGATATTCCCCCTGCTGTCATGACTTTGTCCGAGAATCTATGTTCACCGAGGCGTATAGATGAAGAATTACCTGCATGTGACAGATCTTGCACCATGGTCCTAACATCCAATGCCCCTAATCAGATGCATGTCACAGTAAGTGGGGGTTGtgataacaacaaaaattctcTTGAACAGATGTCTTCAGGATACCAAGTAGATTTGGACCAGCAAGATAGTAGACTTGACTCCAAGTCCATTTCAAAGATAGGAACAAGCACTGCACAGTTGAGTCAAGAAATGAGACGGAGCACTGCACAGTTGAGTCAAGAAATGAGACGGAGCACTGCACAGTTGAGTCAAGAAATGAGACGCAGCAGCTCTTCCCTG GTAGAACCTAGTCTTCCGGACAGATTAGGTGCAGAGCTCAAAGCCTCTCTTGAAGTAACTGCAAAGAGCGGCTCCAATGATGGTGACAAGCCACAAATTgattgggagagagaaaataagaagtttttgaaaattcttcCTGTTGGCAATAAAGACGTGGGTATCTTGGGGAGTGTTGGTGAGGACAAAGCTCAGGATAGAATGAATGGAGTCCGAGATCAAGTTAAACTTGAGAGGGAATTGAAGGAAGAAGCTGTGTATATGGACGGTGGGGCAGCTTTGTTGGACAGAGACCTGACCAATCACAGGAAACGTCCGTATTTGGATCTTTCAGAGACAGCTCCTCAAACTTCTAGTGGCACGAGTCAGAAGAGGCCTTGGCATGAAATCAGCAGTTTGTCAGTAGATGAAGAAAGTGCTGGTAAGAGGCTGAAGTCAGGTTTCAGTGTAATGTCCGGGCGTAGCAATTCTAGAGGTAGAAATTCTGGGGATGATAATTTTGCTTCTCGGGTAATTGATCCGGGTCCCATCTCCTGTATTGAGGAGAAGAAATGTGAAGAAGCTTGTGATGAGAAAGTTATTCGGGAGGACTTGGGAAGTACTGAAAGGTACTTCTTTCCCGTGGATTCACAAAGAGGAAAAGATTTTGTATTTGGGGACAACTCTGTGCCATGGAAAAAGCACTCATCAGATTGTGAGGACAAATTACATGATGAGGTTCCAAATCTCGAGCTTGCTTTAGGGGCTGAAATGAAATCACCAAATAAGGGAATGCTGCCTTTCTTTGTTGGGACAGTAGGCAAGAAAAATGACCAAGACAAGCCTCCAGATAAGGTGAAAGAGGAGGAGGACGACGACGGTGTCTCTGCATcgctttccctctctctctcattcccATTCCCAGACAAAGAGCAGACGGGAAAACCTGTTTCAAAGGCGGAGCAACTCCTGCCCGAAAGACACAATTTGAGTAACTCACTGCTTCTCTTCGGGGGCTTCCGGAACAAATAG
- the LOC132168162 gene encoding uncharacterized protein LOC132168162 isoform X1, producing the protein MAERRERMVDELYNATESIEKPEITPVLRGSYLMQGPVDEADHDIEKNMVSPRPETEFGKCSMSKKVHMKGESGTCNVCSAPCSSCMHPNRALMGSRTEEFSDESCRVNVASQYSVNESGTLSSLKSRASDNLQHTTSETSNLHSVNSSHDSFSENADSKATLRSTIISDASEVVEMLPKLASGGTIAEDQLSSKPRRGLDQRTFSNKYEEIKEEGHDDNISCVRPNDAAVVFSNCNRNINSSTVSGGSLALEGSWKGTQFNKLDSSEIPSSKDADASSRSLNVQSPYTDSRNAKSLSYNTNFTDLEENPSSHVQDKVLECSMDHMNSSLTKEVASEIVSVRKSVSHKASHTGGSSEVSMKNYTKSEAETNKDSGDRIDEELKSSDRDEHNNKSNELVESPDMQEPPLQSGSGDESDESDIVEEDVKVCDICGDAGREEKLAICSRCSDGAEHTYCMREMLQKVPDGDWLCEECKFAEESENQKQAEESENQKQAEESENQKQGSEVEGKRTNKVGSSTHVSAKRHAENVEVASAKRQELEIGTESPKPLSPSRIFTGSPRPSSPSKLVALSRDSSFKSLDKAKVKSAQHNDILETARFPTTGQRLQTPKGTLLKSNSFSTLNSKPKVKLVDEVVLQKQKGGREYTSIDTKEGPARIISKSMSFKYANTGRTNAPESKVRMLSSKFTHLQDPKGLKQAKERGTFERKILSKLDRPLVSSATGSTTVSTPKVDQKLTSRGETSLPSFVSNNRESKVVQSDGKSSLSKVTSSLGRKGVEVPVTSVGASSTSGMFSSAEQKLNKISPKDEPVSTYSLNAERPSNNVDGTVQDGLPMTNHHEKTRESSSIRPRPSATSASKAVFCQKCKDIGHATEFCTNGTPHAPGIDVSAARSSREEMHEGNKLKAAISAAILKRPEFHRKKRVLDQPDESSMSSTGLNYEITAPDQLLASNKSKNVMSTEGSCERQAILGSSTLDSHKHATSTVNNSKQFTLHPTDVFSSKVGDSDSTVVSVGKPTIREFPSQASTTTVLLKTSAIPEYDFIWQGGFEVHKGGKLPDLCDGIQAHLSTCASPKVLEVVNKFPHKVPLHEVPRLSTWPSQFYESGAKEENIALYFFAKDLESYERDYKSLLDSMMKKDLALKGNLDGVELLIFPSNQLPEKSQRWNMLFFLWGVFRGKRVNCTDSSKKLHIPSLNVVPLDKDIPPAVMTLSENLCSPRRIDEELPACDRSCTMVLTSNAPNQMHVTVSGGCDNNKNSLEQMSSGYQVDLDQQDSRLDSKSISKIGTSTAQLSQEMRRSTAQLSQEMRRSTAQLSQEMRRSSSSLVEPSLPDRLGAELKASLEVTAKSGSNDGDKPQIDWERENKKFLKILPVGNKDVGILGSVGEDKAQDRMNGVRDQVKLERELKEEAVYMDGGAALLDRDLTNHRKRPYLDLSETAPQTSSGTSQKRPWHEISSLSVDEESAGKRLKSGFSVMSGRSNSRGRNSGDDNFASRVIDPGPISCIEEKKCEEACDEKVIREDLGSTERYFFPVDSQRGKDFVFGDNSVPWKKHSSDCEDKLHDEVPNLELALGAEMKSPNKGMLPFFVGTVGKKNDQDKPPDKVKEEEDDDGVSASLSLSLSFPFPDKEQTGKPVSKAEQLLPERHNLSNSLLLFGGFRNK; encoded by the exons ATGGCGGAGCGGAGAGAACGGATGGTGGATGAGTTGTACAATGCGACCGAGTCGATTGAGAAGCCGGAG ATAACACCAGTCTTGAGAGGGAGTTATCTGATGCAAGGGCCTGTAGATGAGGCGGATCATGACATTGAGAAGAATATG GTATCTCCTCGACCTGAAACAGAATTTGGTAAGTGTTCCATGAGTAAGAAAGTTCATATGAAAGGTGAGTCTGGGACTTGTAACGTGTGCTCTGCTCCTTGTTCATCTTGTATGCATCCGAACCGAGCTCTCATGGGGTCAAGGACTGAGGAGTTTTCTGATGAAAGCTGTCGTGTAAATGTGGCCAGTCAGTATTCTGTAAATGAGAGTGGTACTTTATCTTCTCTTAAGAGTAGAGCATCTGATAACTTACAGCATACCACCAGTGAAACAAGTAACCTCCACAGTGTTAATTCCAGTCATGATTCTTTCTCTGAAAATGCTGATAGTAAAGCAACCTTAAGGTCGACTATCATATCTGATGCTTCAGAAGTTGTTGAGATGCTTCCAAAGTTGGCTTCTGGAGGAACTATCGCTGAGGATCAACTTTCTTCCAAACCACGGCGTGGTTTGGACCAGAGAACCTTCTCAAATAAGTATGAGGAAATTAAGGAAGAAGGCCACGATGATAACATTTCATGTGTCAGACCCAATGATGCTGCTGTAGTGTTCAGTAATTGTAACAGGAACATAAATAGTAGCACAGTTTCAGGTGGTAGTTTAGCTCTAGAGGGATCATGGAAGGGGACCCAATTCAACAAGTTAGACTCATCAGAGATTCCTTCTTCTAAAGATGCAGATGCTAGCAGTAGATCACTGAATGTGCAAAGTCCATACACCGATTCTCGTAATGCTAAATCTCTTTCTTACAATACAAACTTTACAGATTTAGAAGAGAATCCATCTTCTCATGTCCAGGATAAAGTTCTGGAATGCTCAATGGACCATATGAATTCATCATTAACTAAAGAGGTAGCATCTGAAATTGTTTCTGTCCGCAAATCAGTTTCACATAAAGCTAGCCACACTGGCGGCAGTTCTGAGGTTTCAATGAAAAACTATACAAAGTCAGAAGCAGAGACTAACAAGGATAGTGGGGACCGAATAGATGAAGAGTTGAAATCTTCAGATCGAGATGAGCACAACAATAAGTCTAATGAGTTGGTTGAGTCACCTGACATGCAGGAGCCTCCGTTGCAATCTGGTTCTGGAGATGAGAGTGATGAATCGGACATTGTGGAGGAAGAT gtaAAAGTATGTGATATTTGTGGGGATGCAGGTCGTGAGGAAAAGCTTGCTATATGTAGTAGGTGCAGTGATGGTGCAGAGCACAC CTATTGCATGCGAGAAATGCTCCAGAAAGTTCCTGATGGTGACTGGCTGTGTGAAGAATGCAAGTTCGCTGAGGAATCTGAAAACCAGAAGCAAGCTGAGGAATCTGAAAACCAGAAGCAAGCTGAGGAATCTGAAAACCAGAAGCAAG GTTCAGAAGTTGAgggaaaaagaacaaacaaagtTGGTTCAAGTACACATGTTTCTGCCAAGAGGCATGCAGAAAATGTAGAAGTGGCTTCAGCAAAAAGGCAGGAGCTTGAAATAGGTACAGAATCACCAAAGCCGTTGAGTCCCAGTAGAATATTTACTGGATCACCAAGGCCATCAAGTCCCAGCAAATTAGTTGCACTGTCTCGGGATTCTTCATTCAAGAGCTTAGACAAGGCAAAAGTTAAGTCAGCTCAGCATAATGATATTTTGGAAACTGCACGCTTTCCTACCACAGGACAACGGCTTCAAACACCCAAGG GTACTTTGTTAAAATCTAATTCATTCAGCACCTTAAATTCCAAACCAAAAGTTAAACTTGTAGATGAAGTTGTTCTTCAAAAGCAGAAGGGCGGTAGAGAATATACTTCCATTGATACGAAGGAGGGGCCTGCTAGAATCATAAGCAAATCTATGTCGTTTAAATATGCAAACACAGGACGTACCAATGCTCCTGAATCAAAAGTTAGAATGCTTTCATCTAAGTTCACCCATCTTCAAGATCCAAAAGGACTGAAACAAGCAAAAGAGCGTGGtacatttgaaagaaaaattttatcTAAACTGGATCGTCCTCTGGTCAGTTCAGCAACAGGTAGTACCACCGTTTCGACACCTAAGGTTGACCAAAAGCTCACATCTCGTGGTGAAACCAGTTTGCCTTCATTTGTAAGCAACAACCGAGAGTCGAAGGTTGTCCAGTCTGATGGAAAATCAAGTTTATCGAAAGTAACCAGCAGTCTAGGTCGTAAAGGTGTAGAAGTTCCAGTTACTTCAG TTGGAGCTTCATCTACTAGCGGAATGTTCAGTTCTGCTGAACAAAAGTTGAACAAGATTAGCCCTAAGGATGAACCCGTGTCAACTTATTCTTTGAATGCTGAGAGACCATCCAATAATGTTGATGGAACTGTGCAAGATGGGTTGCCTATGACAAATCATCATGAGAAAACTAGGGAGAGTTCCAGTATTCGCCCAAGGCCTTCTGCTACAAGTGCTTCAAAAGCTGTTTTCTGTCAAAAATGTAAAGACATTGGGCATGCTACAGAGTTCTGCACAAATGGTACTCCACATGCTCCTGGTATTGATGTATCTGCTGCAAGAAGTTCTAGAGAGGAAATGCATGAAGGCAATAAGTTGAAAGCTGCAATTAGTGCGGCTATACTTAAAAGACCTGAATTTCACAGGAAGAAAAGAGTGCTTGATCAACCTGATGAGTCGTCCATGTCAAGCACAGGCTTAAATTATGAAATAACTGCTCCTgatcaattgttggcttcaaaTAAGTCTAAGAATGTCATGTCCACTGAAGGAAGCTGTGAAAGGCAAGCCATTCTTGGGAGTTCTACCTTGGACTCTCACAAACATGCTACTTCTACAGTCAATAATTCGAAGCAGTTTACTTTGCACCCCACTGATGTTTTTTCTTCCAAAGTGGGGGACTCAGATTCCACCGTGGTTTCTGTTGGAAAGCCTACAATAAGAGAATTTCCTAGTCAAGCTTCAACAACAACTGTTCTTCTGAAGACATCAGCCATTCCCGAATATGATTTTATCTGGCA GGGGGGTTTTGAGGTGCATAAAGGTGGAAAACTTCCGGACTTATGTGATGGAATTCAAGCGCATCTATCAACTTGTGCATCACCTAAAGTTCTGGAAGTGGTGAACAAGTTTCCCCACAAAGTTCCCCTGCATGAAGTACCTCGCTTGAGCACATGGCCATCCCAGTTTTATGAAAGTGGTGCTAAAGAAGAAAACATTGCTCTATACTTTTTTGCCAAAGATCTTGAGAG TTATGAGAGAGACTACAAGAGCCTGTTGGACAGTATGATGAAGAAGGATTTAGCCCTCAAAGGAAACCTTGATGGTGTTGAACTTTTGATATTCCCATCCAACCAACTTCCTGAGAAGTCACAGC GTTGGAATATGTTGTTTTTCCTATGGGGTGTTTTCAGGGGAAAGAGGGTGAATTGTACTGATTCTTCAAAGAAGTTACATATTCCTAGTTTGAATGTGGTCCCGCTGGACAAAGATATTCCCCCTGCTGTCATGACTTTGTCCGAGAATCTATGTTCACCGAGGCGTATAGATGAAGAATTACCTGCATGTGACAGATCTTGCACCATGGTCCTAACATCCAATGCCCCTAATCAGATGCATGTCACAGTAAGTGGGGGTTGtgataacaacaaaaattctcTTGAACAGATGTCTTCAGGATACCAAGTAGATTTGGACCAGCAAGATAGTAGACTTGACTCCAAGTCCATTTCAAAGATAGGAACAAGCACTGCACAGTTGAGTCAAGAAATGAGACGGAGCACTGCACAGTTGAGTCAAGAAATGAGACGGAGCACTGCACAGTTGAGTCAAGAAATGAGACGCAGCAGCTCTTCCCTG GTAGAACCTAGTCTTCCGGACAGATTAGGTGCAGAGCTCAAAGCCTCTCTTGAAGTAACTGCAAAGAGCGGCTCCAATGATGGTGACAAGCCACAAATTgattgggagagagaaaataagaagtttttgaaaattcttcCTGTTGGCAATAAAGACGTGGGTATCTTGGGGAGTGTTGGTGAGGACAAAGCTCAGGATAGAATGAATGGAGTCCGAGATCAAGTTAAACTTGAGAGGGAATTGAAGGAAGAAGCTGTGTATATGGACGGTGGGGCAGCTTTGTTGGACAGAGACCTGACCAATCACAGGAAACGTCCGTATTTGGATCTTTCAGAGACAGCTCCTCAAACTTCTAGTGGCACGAGTCAGAAGAGGCCTTGGCATGAAATCAGCAGTTTGTCAGTAGATGAAGAAAGTGCTGGTAAGAGGCTGAAGTCAGGTTTCAGTGTAATGTCCGGGCGTAGCAATTCTAGAGGTAGAAATTCTGGGGATGATAATTTTGCTTCTCGGGTAATTGATCCGGGTCCCATCTCCTGTATTGAGGAGAAGAAATGTGAAGAAGCTTGTGATGAGAAAGTTATTCGGGAGGACTTGGGAAGTACTGAAAGGTACTTCTTTCCCGTGGATTCACAAAGAGGAAAAGATTTTGTATTTGGGGACAACTCTGTGCCATGGAAAAAGCACTCATCAGATTGTGAGGACAAATTACATGATGAGGTTCCAAATCTCGAGCTTGCTTTAGGGGCTGAAATGAAATCACCAAATAAGGGAATGCTGCCTTTCTTTGTTGGGACAGTAGGCAAGAAAAATGACCAAGACAAGCCTCCAGATAAGGTGAAAGAGGAGGAGGACGACGACGGTGTCTCTGCATcgctttccctctctctctcattcccATTCCCAGACAAAGAGCAGACGGGAAAACCTGTTTCAAAGGCGGAGCAACTCCTGCCCGAAAGACACAATTTGAGTAACTCACTGCTTCTCTTCGGGGGCTTCCGGAACAAATAG